A genome region from Bacteroidales bacterium includes the following:
- a CDS encoding DUF4976 domain-containing protein, which translates to RTPFIARWPERIASGTSSDHISAFWDILPTLCEVADVEPPKATDGISFFPTLEGKHEEQKQHEYLYWEFYARGGKQAVRREKWKAIRLNTCTDNPKPIELYNLSIDPSEENNVANNHPEIVEEMKRIMKEAHDPLPEFSLKMNW; encoded by the coding sequence AGAACACCTTTTATTGCCAGATGGCCTGAGCGCATAGCATCTGGAACCTCTTCCGATCATATCTCAGCCTTCTGGGATATATTACCAACACTCTGTGAAGTAGCTGATGTGGAGCCGCCGAAAGCTACGGATGGGATTTCTTTCTTCCCTACATTAGAAGGCAAGCATGAAGAGCAAAAACAACACGAATATTTATATTGGGAGTTCTATGCAAGAGGGGGGAAACAGGCTGTTCGTAGAGAAAAGTGGAAAGCCATCCGATTGAATACGTGTACCGATAATCCCAAACCGATAGAATTATACAACCTCAGTATTGATCCTTCTGAGGAAAATAATGTTGCCAATAATCATCCTGAAATTGTTGAAGAAATGAAGCGGATTATGAAAGAAGCCCATGATCCGTTACCCGAGTTCAGTTTGAAAATGAATTGGTAA